The Athene noctua chromosome 3, bAthNoc1.hap1.1, whole genome shotgun sequence genome includes a region encoding these proteins:
- the KRR1 gene encoding KRR1 small subunit processome component homolog isoform X2 — MADPPEVAEAGPRQNEKQKNKSKKKAATVDESELLTVPDGWKEPAFTREDNPKGLLEESSFATLFPKYREAYLRECWPLVQKALSEHYVNATLDLIEGSMTVTTTKKTFDPYAIIRARDLIKLLARSVPFEQAVRILQDDVACDIIKIGSLVRKRDTFIKRRGRLLGPKGSTLKALELLTNCYIMVQGNTVSALGPFSGLKEVRKVVLDTMKNIHPIYNIKTLMIKRELSKDPELRSQSWERFLPKFKRKNLKKRKEPKKKNTKKEYTPFPPPQPESQIDKELASGEYFLKERQKKRKQVEEIKAKQADAIKKRQEERNKAFIPPKEKPVVKTKKASTENKIDIEAIKEKVKNAKKKKLGALPVEEVKLKVAADEKKKKKKKKFTT, encoded by the exons ATGGCGGATCCTCCCGAGGTGGCCGAGGCCGGGCCGAGgcagaatgaaaagcaaaaaaacaaaagcaaaaagaaagcgGCGACAG TTGATGAATCTGAACTTCTCACTGTGCCAGATGGATGGAAAGAGCCAGCCTTTACAAGAGAGGATAATCCCAAAGGGCTGCTGGAAGAAAGCAGTTTTGCAACGTTATTCCCGAAGTATAGAGAAGCGTACTTGAGAGAGTGCTGGCCACTTGTCCAGAAAGCCTTGAGTGAACAT TATGTGAACGCAACGCTGGATCTAATTGAAGGAAGCATGACTGTCACTACCACAAAGAAGACTTTTGATCCGTATGCAATCATCAGGGCTAGAGATTTAATAAAACTTCTGGCAAGAAGCGTTCCATTTGAACAG GCAGTTCGTATCCTTCAGGATGATGTTGCATGTGACATCATTAAAATAGGCTCTCTGGTGAGGAAAAGAGACACTTTTATAAAAAGAAGAGGACGACTTCTTGGGCCAAAAGGATCTACTCTGAAG GCTCTGGAACTGTTAACGAACTGTTATATCATGGTGCAAGGCAACACTGTTTCAGCTCTTGGACCCTTCAGTGGGCTAAAAGAG GTTAGAAAAGTTGTTCTGGACACGATGAAGAATATACATCCCATATATAACATTAAG ACTTTGATGATCAAAAGGGAATTATCAAAAGATCCTGAACTAAGGTCACAAAGTTGGGAAAGATTTTTGCCTAAGTTCAAACGGAAGAACTTGAAAAAACGCAAGgaaccaaagaagaaaaatacgAAAAAGGAATACACACCGTTTCCACCTCCGCAGCCGGAAAGCCAG ATTGATAAAGAATTGGCAAGTGGTGAATACTTCTtgaaagaaagacagaagaaacgAAAGCAAGTGGAAGAGATAAAG GCAAAGCAGGCAGATGCAATCaagaaaagacaagaagaaagaaataaagcttttatcCCACCAAAGGAAAAACCAGTTGTGAAAACAAAGAAag CCTCCACTGAGAATAAAATTGATATCGAAGCCATCAAGGAAAAGGTAAAGAacgcaaagaagaagaaattaggAGCACTTCCTGTGGAAGAAGTCAAGTTAAAAGTGGcagcagatgaaaagaaaaagaagaaaaaaaagaaattcaccACCTGA
- the KRR1 gene encoding KRR1 small subunit processome component homolog isoform X1 produces the protein MADPPEVAEAGPRQNEKQKNKSKKKAATAVDESELLTVPDGWKEPAFTREDNPKGLLEESSFATLFPKYREAYLRECWPLVQKALSEHYVNATLDLIEGSMTVTTTKKTFDPYAIIRARDLIKLLARSVPFEQAVRILQDDVACDIIKIGSLVRKRDTFIKRRGRLLGPKGSTLKALELLTNCYIMVQGNTVSALGPFSGLKEVRKVVLDTMKNIHPIYNIKTLMIKRELSKDPELRSQSWERFLPKFKRKNLKKRKEPKKKNTKKEYTPFPPPQPESQIDKELASGEYFLKERQKKRKQVEEIKAKQADAIKKRQEERNKAFIPPKEKPVVKTKKASTENKIDIEAIKEKVKNAKKKKLGALPVEEVKLKVAADEKKKKKKKKFTT, from the exons ATGGCGGATCCTCCCGAGGTGGCCGAGGCCGGGCCGAGgcagaatgaaaagcaaaaaaacaaaagcaaaaagaaagcgGCGACAG CAGTTGATGAATCTGAACTTCTCACTGTGCCAGATGGATGGAAAGAGCCAGCCTTTACAAGAGAGGATAATCCCAAAGGGCTGCTGGAAGAAAGCAGTTTTGCAACGTTATTCCCGAAGTATAGAGAAGCGTACTTGAGAGAGTGCTGGCCACTTGTCCAGAAAGCCTTGAGTGAACAT TATGTGAACGCAACGCTGGATCTAATTGAAGGAAGCATGACTGTCACTACCACAAAGAAGACTTTTGATCCGTATGCAATCATCAGGGCTAGAGATTTAATAAAACTTCTGGCAAGAAGCGTTCCATTTGAACAG GCAGTTCGTATCCTTCAGGATGATGTTGCATGTGACATCATTAAAATAGGCTCTCTGGTGAGGAAAAGAGACACTTTTATAAAAAGAAGAGGACGACTTCTTGGGCCAAAAGGATCTACTCTGAAG GCTCTGGAACTGTTAACGAACTGTTATATCATGGTGCAAGGCAACACTGTTTCAGCTCTTGGACCCTTCAGTGGGCTAAAAGAG GTTAGAAAAGTTGTTCTGGACACGATGAAGAATATACATCCCATATATAACATTAAG ACTTTGATGATCAAAAGGGAATTATCAAAAGATCCTGAACTAAGGTCACAAAGTTGGGAAAGATTTTTGCCTAAGTTCAAACGGAAGAACTTGAAAAAACGCAAGgaaccaaagaagaaaaatacgAAAAAGGAATACACACCGTTTCCACCTCCGCAGCCGGAAAGCCAG ATTGATAAAGAATTGGCAAGTGGTGAATACTTCTtgaaagaaagacagaagaaacgAAAGCAAGTGGAAGAGATAAAG GCAAAGCAGGCAGATGCAATCaagaaaagacaagaagaaagaaataaagcttttatcCCACCAAAGGAAAAACCAGTTGTGAAAACAAAGAAag CCTCCACTGAGAATAAAATTGATATCGAAGCCATCAAGGAAAAGGTAAAGAacgcaaagaagaagaaattaggAGCACTTCCTGTGGAAGAAGTCAAGTTAAAAGTGGcagcagatgaaaagaaaaagaagaaaaaaaagaaattcaccACCTGA